The Candidatus Desulfarcum epimagneticum region CATTTTGGAAGCCAATTCATCCTGCCTGACCGCGTTATGAAAACTCGGCATATCCCGATATGCCTTAAGTTTTCACGCCTTGTCAGACAGGCGACTTAACTCCCAAAATTGTAAATTAATTTTTGAGCGAACCCATAGGAATTTTTAGCTTAGCCATCCCAAGCTTTTTTACGAGTTTATCAAATTTGATGGCGTCGTAAAAACCGGGTGAGACGGCATCGTTTACAGAGGAATCTTATCCACCACATCCGCCGCCTTATCAATGGCCTCATCCACCACGTCCCCCACCACAGGAACAACCGAAATAACAGCCCCTCCCACCCTCATGGGCACAGTCACGGCCTTTGTTAACAGGCATCCGCTTAAAAAGATCAAAGACAAAGTCAACAGCAAGTATTTTATAGATTTCATAATTCCGCCTCTTTTAAATAAAGAAAATGATGGGGGAAACGTTTATCCCCTGTTTTTATTAAAAATATTCTATTTGCGATGAAAAGTCAAGATGAATCCTTGACATTATATCGCCATGGCCCGCGCATCTGGGAACCCCTCCAGCGCGAGCAGTTTGGGGAAAAATGTCGCGGCAAAAACAGACGAGGCCCCGGGCAAAAGTCGCCGCGCTGATCCATGCCTCCCCAGGGGAAATCATATTCACCAGCTGCGGAAAGGAGAGCGACAACGCCACCATTGAGTCAAACCCCGGCAAAAAACATATCATCGCCTCCCGGGTGGAGCGCCCCGCCGCAAAAACCTTTTCGACATTAATCAGCAGTATATATTACTTTACCACGAGATGTAAAGGAAACCCCTTGTTGTGATTGCGTGCCAATCATTATTGATTCAATAATGGGGGGATTAACAAATTTATTGGATTGCCATTCAACCATAAAATTGGCGCCTGACCCCCCAGTTTTGTCTCTTTCTGATATCACATAGCGCAAAGAGCCTAATGGATTCAATATGATGGGTTTGTCCATATATTTTTTCAACAATTTGCCTTGCGTTTCATAATAATCAACCATGTTGATTTTGATTCGATGCTTTGGATCAATGTTTCTAATGCTCAATGTCACCGTCAACATGAAAGGTCTCTCTCTATTGCCACTATAAATGTGTGAATAAGCGGGCACGTACAGAACCTGGCCTTTTGACAAGTCAATGTTTTTTTCAGCGGCATATGATAAAAGGGGTGGAACAAAAATAAACCAAAATAAAATAAACAAATATCCAAAAGGAATATTATTTCTCATTTTTTTCTCCAAATATGCCCCATTTGACGATGTTCAAAACAAAATAGAGCAGTTAAGGATTACCTTCAAATAAAAAGCGCGCAGTTTAAACGCCTCAATCCGGCTTATAAGGCTTTCCCAAAGCGGCCGGGGGGCGGCCGGAAAAAATCTTCAGGACGGATTTCGCCAGCCGTCTTTTGCCGGCCCAGTCCAGGACCGATTCTTTCTGGGCGAAATCCATGATCAGAAGGGCGAATATCATCAGGGGAAAGGGGGCGATCTGAAGCGCCTGGGCCGGGATCGAGGGAAACCAGCCCTGGAAATAAATGCCCGCGATTTGCAGAAACGAAAAAAAACAGGCGCCCAAAACGGCCCGGACCGGATGCCATCCCCCGAAAATCACCAGGGCCAGGGCGATCCAGCCCGTTCCCTCGGCCCCCTGGGGGCGGCCCCAGCCCGGCTTCACCGAAAGGGAAAAGGCCGCGCCCGCAAGGCCCGTGAAAATCCCCCCGCACACCACGCAGAGCATCCGGATGGGCCGGGGGGAAAGCCCCCGGGCGTAAGACGCCTCGGGGCGCTCGCCCACGGATCTCAGGCTCAGGCCCGCGGGGGTTTTGTATATGAAAAACCAGAGCAGAAAGGTCAGAAAAAAGCCCATGTAAACCGGGACGGAATGGGAAAAAAACGCCTCGCCGAAAAAGGGAATGTCGCGCAGGAGCCAGATGGGCGCCGTCTCGGCCTGGGGCCCCCGGACCCCGGCGTAGGGGTTTCCGAGGAAATAGGCGAGGTCCCGGGCCATGAGGGTCAAAGCGAAGCCCACCGCTGTCTGGGACCGGCCCAGGTAAACGCTGAAAACCGCCACCACCAGGGCGCACAGCCCTCCCACCGCCGCCGCCGAGACAAAGCCCGCCGCCACGCTGCCGGTTTCATAGGCCGTCGCAAAGGCGACCATGGCGGTTAAAAGGATGACGCCGTCTATGGACAGATTGATGACCCCGGATTTTTCCGTCAGGGTCTCGCCCAGAACCGCCAGGACAATGGGCGCGGCCACCGCCAGGACCCCTGAAAAAAGCATGGCCGGGCTGATGTCCATTATTCCGCCCGCCGTGTGTGTTTAAGGTCGTGCCAGGATCTGGCTCCCAGGGCCGCCAGGACCAGGGCGCCCTGGATCACCCCGCTTAAGGAAGAGTCGATCTGCAAAACCATGGGAAGCTGGATGCTGCCCACATTCAGACAGGCGAAAAAAAACGCCACCACCGGAACCATTCGAATCCCGTAGTTGGAAAGCATGGCCACCAGAAGCGCCAGGTATCCGTAATTGCTGGAGATGGCCGGTATCAGGCGGTGATAGACCCCGGTGACCTGGACGGTCCCGGCCAGCCCCGCGAACCCCCCGGCCAGAACCATGCCGATGATCATCAGCCGGGCGGGTCTGGCGCCCAGAAGAAAGGCCGCCGCGCGGTTTTCCCCGATGGCCCGGAAATGAAGGCCGATCCGGGCCCGGTTCAACACAAACCCGGCGGCCGCGATGGCGGCCAGCGCCAGCGCCAGACCCGCCGGGGAGATCCGGAAATTCGGCCAGACCGAAAGCCACAGCCCGGGCTCAAAAAGCGCCGTGCCGCTCATGGAGGCCGAGCCGGGGCGCCGCCACTTCCCGAATATCAGCCACAGCACAAGGCCCTGGGCCACAAAGTTGAGCCCCAGACCCGCGAAAATTTCGTTGACCCCGCCCTTTGTTTTTAAAAAACCCGCGACCATGGCCCACAGCGCCCCGCCCGCCGCGCCGGCGAAAAAGGACAGGCAGAGAAACAGGGCCGGGAAATCCACGGCCGGCCCCATCCTGAGCAGGGCGGTGGCGCACACGGCGCCCACGATCATCTGGCCTTCCACCCCGATGTTCCACAGGTTCATTCTGAATGTGAAAAGCAGTCCGCAGGCGCAAAGGACCAAAGGAATCCACACCTGGATGACCCGGGCGAATTTTCCCCAGGAGCCCAGGGAGCCCTTGAGCATCAGAAAACACGCATCAACAGGATCGGCGCCCGCCAGGAACAGCGCCAGGGCCGCGAACGCGAAGGCGGCCCCGGCCGCCGCGCACGCGCGGAAAACAGAACTCAGAAGCGGCGGAGGCTTACGCATCAGACCGTATATCGCCGGCGATGGCCCGGCCGATTTCGCCGACATCGGCGTTTTCCATGTTAAAATCCTTAATAATGGCGCCGTTGAAAAACACAAGGGCGCGGTGGGCGGCCATGATGGCGTCGTCGATTTCAGAGGAGGAGAACAAAACAGCGGCCCCGTTCACGGCGTGGCGTTTCAGGCGCTCCCACACCATGCGGGCCGATTCGGGGTCCAGCCCCCGGGCCGGGTCCTCCAGGAGCAAAACAGCGGGATTTTGAGGAAGAAAGGACATGAGCAGCCGCTGCTGGTTTCCCCCGGAAAGCGCCCCGGCGGCGGAGCCGGGGGAGCCTTTGATGTCAAAACGGCCGATGGCCGCCCGGGCCGTTTCAAGGCCCTGTTTTCGATTTAAAAAAAAGCCTTTTTTTCTTTTCAGGATAAAATGCTCGGAGATGGAAAAGGAGGAAATCAGCCCCTCCCCCACCCGGTCCGCCGGCAGAAAGGCCGCGCCCATTTCCTGAAAGCGGCGGAAAGGTTTTCCGGTCATGTTTTGGCCCCGCAGGAAAACCTCGCCCGCGCCCGGCCGCTTGAGCCCGGCGCCCATCCGGAAAAAAAGGGACTGGCCGCTTCCCTCCACGCCCAGAAGCGCCGTGATTTCTCCCCGGCGCGCCGTGACATGGCAGTTTTTCAGGCCCGGCCCCGGGCCCCCGGCGCTCACATGCCGAAACTCCAAAACCGCCTCGCCCGCGACCGACGCCGGGGCGCGAAAGGGTGGGGGCCTGGTCTTAAACATCATCTCAAACACGGTCTCGGCGTCAAAAGGCCGGCTGATCCGGCCGGCGACCTTCCCGCGCCTTAACACCGTGACCTCATCGCAAAGCGCCCGGACATCCTCCAGTTTATGGGACACCAGAACCACGCTTTTTCCCATGGCGGCCAGACGGCGCAGCGCCTCAAACAGCCCCTCTTTCAAACGGTCCGATATCCCGGTGGCGGGCTCGTCCAGTATAAGAACCCGGACGCCTTTTTCCAAAAGACGCAAAAGCTCCAGCTGATGCCGCTGGCCGATGGTGAGACTCTCCTCCAGGGCCCCCGGGTCCAGGTTGAAATTGAACCGGGCCATGGCCCCTTCCAGTTTCTTCAAAAAGGTTTTCCGGTCGCCCCCGGACTGACCCAGCATAAAATTTTCCAGAACCGTCAGGCCCGGAAAATCCATCGGCTCCTGAAACAGCATGCCGACACCGGCGCGAAGGGCCATGGCCGGATTCTTAAAGTCCGCCCTGCGGCCGTCGATCCGAATGGAGCCGCCGGTTTTTTGAACGGCGCCGGCCAGAATTTTCATCAGCGTGCTTTTGCCGGCCCCGTTTTCGCCCAGCGCTCCATGAATAGAGCCTTTCTTGATCACAAGCGACACGCCGTCGTTGGCTTTGACGGGGCCGTAATACTTGCGAATGTCTCTCATCTCAACGTGGATGTCCGAATCCCGGTGGGTCATGTCAAGGCGTCCCGATTTATTCCGCCGCGCCCCGGCCGGTCATGCCCTTCAGAAGATCCCGCATGCGCCATACCTGGGAATCGGTGGCCGTCTCCCCCTTTTTAACAAAAACGCTTCCGTCCTGGTAGTCCAGCGGACCGGTGAAAAGGTTCACGGCCCCGGAGCCCAAATCCTGAATAAAGGCGTCCAGGGATTTTTTCGCGTTTGCCGAAAGCCCTTTTCCCGGGATGAACCCCACGGGGCTGGAGTCGGGATCGTTGATGTTCTTCCAGTCGGGATGGGACCATATCCATTCCGATTCCCACCGGCCCGCCCGAAGCTTTTTGATAAAATTCACATAATCCGGTCCCCAGTTAAAGTACGGGACCCCCAGGCAGACCTCCGGGGCGCTCCCGCACGCCCCCACATAATCGTATGGAACGGCCCACACGCGTTTGCCTTCCCGGCGCTTCTGATCGGCCACCACCAGGGCCTCGGTGGTGTCGATGCCCGAGATGACCACGTCATGGCCCGAGTTGAAAAAATTCCGCGTCACCTGGGTGGGATCCGCCGTGACGCCCGGAATGTTGAACCAGAAGCCGATCCAGGTGACCTTGAACGTCAAATCCTTCGGGTCCTTTCCCAGGACCTTTTCCCAGGCGTATCGGGCGCCCAGGTAGGCGGAGGCGGTCAGCCTGCGGGTCTCTTCGTTCAAAAGGGGGCCCAGGTAGGCCAGCTTGCCGGTCTTGGTGGAAAGGGCCGCCGCGAAACCGGCCATCATCTTGCCGTACTCCATGCGCCCCATAAGATTGCTCAAATTTTTCGGGGCCTTTCCCGTCAGAACGTCGTCTCCTGAAACATGGATAAAACGGACGCCCGGGTACATGAGAGCGGCCTGACGGGCTCCGTCCTTCATGTCATCGGAGTTGGCGATGATCAGCCGGGCGCCTTTCTCGACCATATCCTCCACCAGCTGGGGGACGGTGACGCCGGGCCGGTCCGAGGGATTGACCTTGTCGATATAAATCATCCGGGTCCCGGGGATTTTTTTCTCCACATACTTCCCGGCCTCGAAATGGGCCTGGCTCCAGCCCCGGTCATTGCGCGGCCCCACCAGAAGGAGGCCGAAGACCCATTCTTTTTCAGCGGCCCGGACGGAATGGGCCGGGGCCATCATCAGCATGGACAGCGCCACGGCGACGGCGAAGATGGATCCAAAGGTTTTTTTATTCATCATAACAGGCCTCCTCCCCCATATCAAAAAAGGAATAAAAGATTAAAACGGCTGACGACTTTAAAAAACATGTTTGTCTCTTTCCCCCCTTATAAAAAAACCCCGCCCCCAGGTCAAGGAAAACTCCTCGTCCGCCCATATTGACATCCGGCCGCAGTCATGTTAACCCTGTGGGACAGACGAGGCGTTTTTTCAAGCGATTCAAAAAAGACAAAAGGCCCCCAAAATGGACTTCACGCCCTCTCCCATACAGACCCTGGCTCTCTGGCGTCTTTTGTTCTCCGACGACCCGGCGCCCATGCAGTCCAGGCTCAAGCCCCGTCTGACCCCGGCCCAGAGAAAGGAGCTGGCCGACGCCGGTCTTATTTGTCTTTCAAAGCGTGGGCGGGCCTTTTATGTGGAGCTGACGGAAAAAGCCTGGGCCTGGGCCGAAAAAAACCTCGACGCGCCTTTTTCCCGCACCGTCAACGCGGCGGCGCCTTTCGCCTGTCTGCTTTCAGCGCTCAAGCGCCACATGGCGGCCGAAAACATCCCCCTGACCGAAATATTGCGCCCCAAAGAAAACGGCGAAAAACATAAAAAAGCCGAAACGTCCCGAAACGCGGTTTCGCCCGGGCGGGGAATTCGCCGAGGCAAAGACCATGAGAAAGACCAGGGAAAAAAAAGGATCAAAGCCGCCTGCCTGGAGGCGTCCGGCGGAAGATTAAACGTTCGGATCCGCCTGGCCCGTCTGCGCGAAATCGCGGATGACATTCCCCCCCGGACCCTGGAGGCGATCATCCGAGACATGCAATTGGACGGGACCGCGGTTCTCTACCCCTTGGACGACCCGTCTGAAATCACGCCGGAGGACGAGGCGGCGGCCGTCTTAGTCATGGGGAGAAAAAACCACATCCTGTACATGACCTCGATGTGACGCCCCGGCGGGCGTCCGGTTTGGTTTAAAACACTTTTAAAAATAAAAAAAGGCCCTGACGCATGATTCATCCCGGCGCCCTTGAAAACGCGGATTTCAACTGGACCCTGAACGTCAAAAGCGTGTGGGAGCCCTCTCCCCATGATGTCCCGGAACTGCGCCGGGAATTTAAAAAAAACATCTCCCGGGACCTGGACCAGATGGCGGAAAGCCCCTCTTCCCTGTCGCCCCTGGGGCATGTGCTGTCCGGGCCGGCCGGCTCGGGGAAAACCCACCTGCTGGGGGCGCTGAGACGGGAAAATGAAAAAAAAATCGGCGCCTTCATCCTGGCGGACATGACCCACGCCCCGGACTTTTCCGAAACCATCCTTTCGGGATATGTGGACTCCCTGCAACGGCCCCCGGGAAACGACCCCAACGGGGCGCCCCAGTTCCAGGAATGGCTCACCCATATGCTTTTCGGCCTCAAACTGGCCAAACCCGGCCAACGGCCCGCTAAAAAACTCTCCAAATCCGGCTATAAAAAACTCATCCGCCAAAAAGAGAAAATCACCCGCCGTCTTTTAAGCCTCTACCCCGCTGAAATGCGCGCCCATAAAGACGCCCTGACGGCCCTTCTGCTTCTCAACTCCGCCTCTCCCGGGATTTCCCAGGTCGGGTACCAGTGGCTGCGGGGCCTTGAGATCCAAAAAAACGAAAAAGACGCCTTCGGCTTCGCCCGGACAAGGGAAAACCCAAACCGGATCATCGCCTCCCTCTCCCGGCTCATGAGCCTCAAGGGGCCCGCCATACTGGCCCTGGACCAGCTCGACTCCACTGTGATCCGACGCCATCTGGCCTCGGGAGACGGCTCCGGCGGGCGTCTGTCCGACCGGCAGGGTTTGTCCATGTCGCGCCTGGAGGAGATCGGCGGCGGGCTCATGGCGCTTCGGGACATGACCTCAAGGACCCTCATCGTGGTCTCATGTCTGGAGACCACCTGGCAGGCGCTCATGGAAAAAACCGTGGCCTCCGCCGCCCACCGCTTTCATCCGCCCCATCGCCTGGGGCCGGTCATCAAAAGCAAAACCGCCGAAAGCATAGCGGCGGTAAGACTCGCCCCGGCGTACAAAAAGGCGAAATTTATCCCCCCCTACCCCTCCTGGCCCTTCCGGCCGTCGGCCTTTGAAACCGCCCGGGAGCTTTTCCCCCGGGAAATACTCCAGAGATGCGACCGCCATCGGGAGATGTGCCTCAAACAAAAAAAGATTCAGGAGCTGACCTCCTTCGGCGGGCCGGGGTCGGACGCCCAGCCGGAAAGCCCCCCCGGCGGCACGAACCAGTCGGGCAAGCGGGATGAATGGAACCACACATTCAAAAACCTGAAAAAAAACGCCGACATCTCCAGAATTTTCGAGGGGGAAGACGGGGAAACACGCGCGGCCGCGCTCATTCAAAGCGCGTTTAAAAGCTTTGTTTGCGAAAACGATTTTCCGAAAAACGCCGAAACGGCCCTGGAAACCGAATTCCGGGGGGACGGGAAATACCCGCCCCTTCACGCCCGGATCCAGGTCATTTTCCCCTCTTCAAAAAACAGCGGGGGAAAAAACCGGGAAAGGCATTTTTGCGCCCGGGCCATCTTCAAAACCCATGTCATCGCCTTCCAGGCGCGTCTGAAAGCCGCCATGACCGCCTCCGGGATCGGCCCGAACGCGCCGGACAGACGCATGGTCATAGCGTCCCTGGGGCCGGCGGCGCCCCCGGGGGGCGAAAAAACCCTGGCCATGGTGGACTGGTTCAAAGAAAACGGGGGAATCTTCGCAAGGCTTTCAGATGACGATCTTAAAACCATGCTGGCCCTCCAGGCCATGGAAAACGAGCGAAGCCCCGGGTTTCTTAACTGGCTCAAGGAACAAAAACCCGCCACAGGGCTGGAATTCATGGAGAGCGCGACGCCTTTTCTCCTTGAAAAAAAGCCGGAAAAGCCCCCTGCCCCTCTTCCGGATTCCCCCGCGCCCGACTCCGCCCCCCAGGGGGATTTTGTCCTGGGTCTGGGCGCCGACCCGGACCCCGAAGCGGATCCGGCGGACGCGGAAAAACAAAAAACCGCCGACGTCATCGCCGTCCCCCCGGGAATTTTCGCCGGGGCCTCCATGATCCTTTCCGGCGAGGGGTCCGGGAAAAACGCCCTGGTTTTAAGCCTTGTCCGAAGCGCCGCCGCTTTAAACGCCCCGACCGTGATTTTTGACTCAGGGGGGGCGTTTGGAGAAATCTCATCCCTGGGAAACCCGGAATCCCATGATTTCGACATTGACAAAAAAAGCATGCAGACCTGGAGAAAACCGGGCGTGGAGCCGGGCCGCCTCTTCCGGGAGCGGGAATCGTCCATCCAGGGGTTTGCGAAAATTCATGCGCCGGTGTTTGACGCCTCGGGCATGATCGCCAATTTCAAAGTTCTGGATGAGCTGATGGTCCGGGTCTGCCGAACCCTTATTCAATGGATGAAAAACAGGCCCGACGCCCCCGGCGTCCTGAACGGGCTGCTCATCTTTGACGAGGCGTCCCGCTTCATCCCCGCCTCGGGCAAGGGCGAGTCCCCCCCGCTCATCCGGGAGCTGATCGAAATGGCGCGAAAAAAGGGTTTCGGGCTGATTTTCGCCACAGAATCGCCCGGGGATGTGAGCCTGGATCTCATGGACCGGCGCTCATGCTACTTTCTCGGAAAGGCCAGCTCGCCTGCGGCCATCAATATCATCAACAGCCGCCGAAAGCCCCATAAGCGCGACAACGGGGACATTCCCCGCCTTCCCGGCGGAAAATTCCATTTCGTGGGGCCCGGCGGAATGGAATATGTCTTCCAGGTTCGGTGAGCGGGCGATTTTTTAAAAAAAAATGCCGAAATCCCTTGAAAACCGCCCGACGATCTGATATGGTCCCGTTTTCGACAAGGGTTCACTCAAAAATTAGTTTACAATTTTGGGAGTTAAGTCGCCTGGCTGACAAGGCGTGAAAACTTGAGGCATATCGGGATATGCCGAGTTTTCATAACGCGGTCAGGCAGGATGAATGGGCTTCCAAAATGTAAAGTTATTTTTGAGTGAGCCCTAAACCTTGTGGTGGGTGTAGCTCAGCTGGTAGAGCGCCGGGTTGTGGCCCCGGTTGTCGAGGGTTCAAGTCCCTTCACTCACCCCATTTTTTTCCTCCGACTTCCCCCACGCGCCCGTAGCTCAGCTGGATAGAGCGCCGGACTTCGAATCCGTAGGCCGCAGGTTCGAGTCCTGCCGGGCGCGCCAGTTTGAGTTTGTTGGGTTTTTGGGGTTCATGGCGCTTGTTGAGTTCCCCCATCCTTCGATTTCCTGCGCAAATTCTTTCTGTTTTCAAAAAAATCGGCGCTGTTTCATACCGCCGAAGACATATTCCCCGCGCGGATCGGTTATTTTATTGGTAGAAAAAACAGCCCGATATTGTTAAACATTTTTCCCAATGACCCTGTTGATTTTTCGGGAAGCTGTTTTTCTATGAGCGTCTCATCATATCTTTTTGTATTTCGTCAGGAATCCTGAGCATGATATTTATGGCCTTATACCGCAAAAAGTGTGCTGTGATCCGGTTGATTTTTTATGTTTGACATTGTTTTGTTTGTCAAGTAATTGTTTTTCATTAACGATATACGAAAAACTATACAATGACTTGTTCCCGGCGACTGCGTCGCCGGGAATCGCGGCGCTGGCTACGTCCAGTTCCCCGCCCGGCGCGCTCTACGCGCCGCGATTATGCAAAAGGAAAGGAGAAAGAATGCCCCAGGAAATTTTAACAACTGAGCAAAAGGAATTCAGACGTAAATGGGTTGTGCTTATCTCTGCCCTTGAGTCGCTGTTTGAGAGCGGTATTAAGATTTTTGCCGCGATCTATACAGGCAGCGCGGGCCTTTTGGCAGATTCTATTCATTCCGCAGCCGATGTCGCCGGGTCGTTTCTGGTCTGGATCGGGGTAAGGCTGGCTCCCCAAAAATTCAAACGTTTTCCTTTCGGATTCTACAAAATTGAGAACCTGCTGGCGTTAGCCATAGGTCTGGCCATTCTGTACGGCGCATACGAGATTCTCCAGGTTTTCATTTCAGGGGGAAGCGTCTTGCCGAAAAATATCCCGGTCGGCATTGCCGCCGTTTTAGCCGGCATGACGCTGGATTTTTTTTGGGGCCGATTTGAGGCAAAATCCGGCAGGCTGATCAACTCACCTGGCATTGAGGCAAGCGGCAATCATACGTTGTCAGATGTGTTCTCTTCATTGGTTGTCCTGATCGGCCTGGCAGGGGCGCTGTTTGGGGTAAACCTTGACCGCTGGGCCGCCTTGTTTGTCGCTTTAATAATTGTCAAGATAGGGGGAGAGATCATCTGGGATAATCTCAAAGTTCTCCTTGATATTTCATTGGATGCTGAAAAAATAAAATCATACTCCCAACTGCTCTCTCGGCAGCCAGGAGTTACAAAAGTGAAAAAGATCTCTGGCCGAAATGCCGGTAGCTTCAGGTTTTTGCATCTTTCCCTCGGGATAAAAGCGTATGAAATTGAACAAGCCAAAAAGATTGTGATCAATTTAAAAAAGGCGCTCAAGGATAGCGACCCCGCCATTGACCAAATTTTTATCCAGTATACCCATGAGCTGCCTGCTGTCTTAACCATTCTAATTCCCTCTGAAGAAGGCGGGAGGAAGGTGTCCGCTCATTTTGGCGATTCCAAGACTCTCACGATTCTTAAATATGATCAGGAATCAGGGACGTATACTGATCTGACGACTGAACCCAACCCTTTTCGGGAAGATGATAAGCAGCGTGGCATTAAACTGGCGCATTACATATCTGACAAGGGGATCGATTCGGTTTGTTGTCAAAAGGACTTATCGGGCAAGGGGCCGGGGTTGTTATTGCATCAATTGGGCGTTGATTTGCGGCGCACAAAAATCAATGACATGGAAGAACTGCTTGGCGACTATTTTGGCAATACTCAAAGTTGATGGCGTCGTAAAAAATCCGATCTACGGCGTTGCAGCGCTTATTTTTAATGGAAAATAGGGGACAGGCAAATAGTATTGTGCTGGGTGTAGCTCAGCTAGTAGAGCGCCGGGTTGTGGCCCCGGTTGTCTATGGTTCAAGTCCCTTCACTCACCCCATTTTTTTCCTCCGACTTCCCCCACGCGCCCGTAGCTCAGCTGGATAGAGCGCCGGACTTCGAATCCGTAGGCCGCAGGTTCGAGTCCTGCCGGGCGCGCCAGTTTGAGTTCATTGGGTTTTTTGAGTTCATGGCGCTTGTTGAGTTCCCCCACCCTTCAATTTCCAACAAAAATTCTTCCTTTTTTCAAAAAATGCAGCGCCGTTTCATACCGCCAGGGACCTATTTCCCGCGCGGATCGGTTATTTTATTTGTTGCAAAAATAGCCTGATATTGTTAAACATTTTTCCCAATGACCCTGTTGATTTTTCGGGAAGCTGTTTTTCTATGAGCGTCTCATCATATTTTTTGTATTTCGCCAGAAATCCTGAGCATGATATTTATGGCCTTATACCGCAAAAAGTGTAATGTGATCCGGTTGGTTTTTATGTTTGACATTGTTTTGCTTGTCAAGTAATTATTTTTCATTAACCATATCGGAAAACTATACAGTCACTTGTTCCCGGCCCCGGCATGCTCACGCGCCGGAACAAGGAACTGGACCCGACCGCGCTCGTTAAATGGGACTATGCCTGCGACCTACTCCCCATCCGCCGTGCTCGCGGGTCAGCGCCGCGATTGGAGGACCAGAAATATAGATGCCAAATGTCGAAACATTGTTGCTCACTGAAACTGATGGAGCTTGTGCCTATTGCGGGATCAAGGACTACCGCGTACTGACAACCCATCACATTGAGCAACAGGAACCAAAAAATGAATCGTATGACAACAAAATCATCCTATGCCATAACTGTCATCATCTGCACCACCAGAATAAAGGCCCATCAAAAGACGACATAGTAGCTATCAAGAAACGCCTGATTTGCAAAGTTGTGACACAGTATGGTGTAAACGCGTTAAAAGAGAGCTACCGAAAGGGTTTTGTTGCCGCTGCACCATATTTGGTTAACCATC contains the following coding sequences:
- a CDS encoding conserved hypothetical protein (Evidence 4 : Unknown function but conserved in other organisms) — its product is MPNVETLLLTETDGACAYCGIKDYRVLTTHHIEQQEPKNESYDNKIILCHNCHHLHHQNKGPSKDDIVAIKKRLICKVVTQYGVNALKESYRKGFVAAAPYLVNHLVELGFLLQTDVLHSIVTPNHEHGAVQAAAYELTKKGRRFSEKWGFK
- a CDS encoding putative ATPase-like protein (Evidence 3 : Putative function from multiple computational evidences), whose product is MIHPGALENADFNWTLNVKSVWEPSPHDVPELRREFKKNISRDLDQMAESPSSLSPLGHVLSGPAGSGKTHLLGALRRENEKKIGAFILADMTHAPDFSETILSGYVDSLQRPPGNDPNGAPQFQEWLTHMLFGLKLAKPGQRPAKKLSKSGYKKLIRQKEKITRRLLSLYPAEMRAHKDALTALLLLNSASPGISQVGYQWLRGLEIQKNEKDAFGFARTRENPNRIIASLSRLMSLKGPAILALDQLDSTVIRRHLASGDGSGGRLSDRQGLSMSRLEEIGGGLMALRDMTSRTLIVVSCLETTWQALMEKTVASAAHRFHPPHRLGPVIKSKTAESIAAVRLAPAYKKAKFIPPYPSWPFRPSAFETARELFPREILQRCDRHREMCLKQKKIQELTSFGGPGSDAQPESPPGGTNQSGKRDEWNHTFKNLKKNADISRIFEGEDGETRAAALIQSAFKSFVCENDFPKNAETALETEFRGDGKYPPLHARIQVIFPSSKNSGGKNRERHFCARAIFKTHVIAFQARLKAAMTASGIGPNAPDRRMVIASLGPAAPPGGEKTLAMVDWFKENGGIFARLSDDDLKTMLALQAMENERSPGFLNWLKEQKPATGLEFMESATPFLLEKKPEKPPAPLPDSPAPDSAPQGDFVLGLGADPDPEADPADAEKQKTADVIAVPPGIFAGASMILSGEGSGKNALVLSLVRSAAALNAPTVIFDSGGAFGEISSLGNPESHDFDIDKKSMQTWRKPGVEPGRLFRERESSIQGFAKIHAPVFDASGMIANFKVLDELMVRVCRTLIQWMKNRPDAPGVLNGLLIFDEASRFIPASGKGESPPLIRELIEMARKKGFGLIFATESPGDVSLDLMDRRSCYFLGKASSPAAINIINSRRKPHKRDNGDIPRLPGGKFHFVGPGGMEYVFQVR
- a CDS encoding conserved membrane hypothetical protein (Evidence 4 : Unknown function but conserved in other organisms), which translates into the protein MPQEILTTEQKEFRRKWVVLISALESLFESGIKIFAAIYTGSAGLLADSIHSAADVAGSFLVWIGVRLAPQKFKRFPFGFYKIENLLALAIGLAILYGAYEILQVFISGGSVLPKNIPVGIAAVLAGMTLDFFWGRFEAKSGRLINSPGIEASGNHTLSDVFSSLVVLIGLAGALFGVNLDRWAALFVALIIVKIGGEIIWDNLKVLLDISLDAEKIKSYSQLLSRQPGVTKVKKISGRNAGSFRFLHLSLGIKAYEIEQAKKIVINLKKALKDSDPAIDQIFIQYTHELPAVLTILIPSEEGGRKVSAHFGDSKTLTILKYDQESGTYTDLTTEPNPFREDDKQRGIKLAHYISDKGIDSVCCQKDLSGKGPGLLLHQLGVDLRRTKINDMEELLGDYFGNTQS